TGTACACCCTGCAGCGACCACGCACATAGACAAAAAAAGGAGACAAACAAGGGAAAAATCCTGCCTGCGCATATTCGATGGTAAGAATGCATTCTATTCAAGGATTGCCATTTATCAATAAAATTTTAAAAAAATTAAATTTTTGAACGGAACCCAAGGCAAGCTGCGCAGGCACCAAGGATCGCTGCAATTGCTGCAAACGGCGAAAGGGGGGACTTTGTCGTTGCCGGTGCAGCGGGTGTAACCGGAACGCTCAAATCAGGAGGTACCAGGGACGAATCTAATTCCTGCGCTTTTTTAAACATATCACGGGCTTCATCGGTTCTCCCGAGATGGCGGAGTGCATCGCCCTTGTTGTAATACGCGATCGAACGGGTGGTCGTCAGGTTCCCGGAGACCGATAGTGCCGCATCTGCCGCAGTGATCGCCTCATCATACCTGCCAAGCATGACAAGGATCCCGGCCCGGTTTGCCTGGATGAGATGCGTGAGCGAGCTTGCATTGAACGCAAGTGCCTCATCGGAAGCCTTGAGGGCTTCTTTGTACTTCCCTTCATTTGCAAGGTCAACGCTTTTTGAGTACAATGCTCCGGCGCTTGTGTATGAATCCTGCTCCGATGCAGCAGCGCTGGCAGGAGCAAGAACGAGAAAGAACACAACAAGCCCGATAATCAGGATATGAGTCTGGATATCCATACTATGCCTCAGGTTAAGATTGATATTCTCACTATGATTGCGAACGGGAGTAAAAAAAGATGATCAAAATATCAGCGGTTGTCTCTCCGGTACAAGACAAATACCATGCATCCCATGCCAAGCGCCATGAACGTGACCCATTCCGGAAGGGGTGCCGAAGTCCATGTCGGTTTTTTTGTCACCGTGGTCACTGCCCGGGTTGGCGCAAGCGTCGCAACCGTTGTTGCCGGCAGGGATGGTTCAGGAGTAATGACAAGCTGTGACAGAGTGGCCGTTGGGGCAGGGGTGGCCACATCGGCAATGAAGGTAATATTTACCGGACCCGAGACTGTGACCCCTACCAGATCCCCGTAATAATTTTTCATATTGTTGAGGTTCTGTGTCCCGGTAAAGGTATAGGTACCCGGAGGATAGAGGGGTGTCCCGTCCCCGCTCCGCGCTGTGTGGTTCCATACCTTCCCGTCCCTCCAGATAAATGGAGATGTTCTCACATCAGGTTTTGAATCAAAGGAAAGGATCTCGGTACCTGGTGCTCCCGCACTGCCCGTAAAGATATTTGAGATACCGGCTCCATTAGGTCCTTTGAGGCGGACATCGAACAACTGGTCAAGTGGGTTGACCAGAGGGCGGTAAAGGTTGTTGAACGCCCGGTTCAGGTTCGTGTCGATCCGGTAGGTGACCTGGGTGCTTCGCGGCACGCTCTGCCCGCTCATATCCTTATCAAGGTCGACGTCCCAGATTTTCAAGGTAAACCAGGGTTTTTCAACCGTAAACGCCTTATAAACTGGTTTTTTATCCGAGCAATACCATGTGCCTTCATATCCTGAAAAAAGTTCGGGACTTATGTTATAACTGAACCTGTTTTGTGTGATCTCAATTACCTTGCCTGCCGGTGAGCTTGTGTCATTACCGGCCGGCCACCACGAGATCTGGTTGCAGCCGTTGAGCGCAGTGGATATATCAAGCCCCATTTCACCGACATATACCGGAGCCCCTGCGTCGATCTTTGTGAGGCCTGCAGATACCGGAACAGCGATGATTCCCATCAGTAACACTAGAACACAGAAAATGAGCCGGTAATTCATAAGGAGTAATTTCAAAACTCTTATGATAAAGATTATGACATTCATGTAGTACAGTCAGGCAGCATTGTTCTGCCCTCAAAAGTTGTAGGCAAAACAATACTTAACCTCTGCATCTTAATACATGGGACGGAAATTATCGAGGTACTCATGGAGGAGAACCACACAATCTGGATCGAGAAATACCGGCCGACGCGGCTTGCCGATATTGTCGGGCAGGACGAGATCGTCGAACGTCTCTCCTCGTATGTAAAAACAAAAAACCTTCCTCACCTTCTTTTCACCGGGAGCGCTGGTGTCGGGAAGACTACAGCTGCAGTCACGCTTGCACGCGAGATCTTTGGCGGGTCATGGCAGATGAACTTCCGCGAACTGAACGCATCTGACGAGCGGGGGATTGACGTGGTGCGCAACCAGATAAAACAGTTTGCCAGAACAACTCCTCTTGGCGATGCAACGTACAAGATCCTCTTTCTTGACGAGGCGGATGCGCTCACCACGGATGCGCAGGCTGCCTTACGAAGGACGATGGAGAGCTATGCACAGACCTGCCGGTTTATTCTCTCCTGCAACTACTCCTCAAAGATCATCGACCCGATCCAGAGCCGGTGCGCGATCTACCGGTTCAAACCCCTTCCCCGTGAGGCAATACAGGAAGAGATCCGCAGGATTGCCCACCGTGAAGGCCTGAGTGTCAGCCAGGACGCGCTGGATGCAGTTGTCTATATCGCGCAGGGTGACATGCGCAAGGCCATCAATGCCCTGCAGGGCGCAGCAATCATCACAAAAAAGATTGATGCCCCTGAGGTCTATGCAATCACCTCGACGGCCCGCCCGAATGAGATAGAGGAACTCCTGACCCTCTCGCTTACCGGCGACTTTGACGCTGCCGAATCGCTGCTCGCCCAGCTGATGCACGAGCGGGGAATTGCCGCGCATGAACTGATCAACCAGTGCTACCGCGCTCTCCTCAGACGGAACATGGACAGGGGACTTAAAGTCCGTTTGATCGACCATCTGGGCGAGGCCGATTTCCGGCTCTCGGAAGGCGCGGACTGCGATATCCAGATGGAGGCACTTATCGCAAGGTTTGTGCTCTCTTCGCAGGAACGGGCATGAGGTTTGTGCATGGATAAGAGTGCTGAGACCGGTGTTGAAGACCGGGCATCGGACTGGAACCGGTTTTTAAAAAGCCGTTATAAAAAAGACCTCGGGGAGCTGGGCCGCGAATACCCCCACCGCCGTTCGCTTTATATCGATTACCGGGAGATAGAGAAATTCGGAAAACCTGGCATAATACTCGCCGACGAACTTCTCGTAAATCCCGGAAAAGTGCTCGAAGATGTATGGGACGCGATCAAGAACAACCAGCTGATCAGGATAAAGGATGGCAAGGAACCCCGTGGCATCAATATCCGGTTCAGGAACCTCCCGCAAAAGATCGGGGTCCGTCATATCAGGTCCGATGATATCAACCGGTTCATCTCGGTCGAAGGCATTTTGCGAAAGACCACCGAGGTCCGACCAAGGATTGTCGAGGCTGTCTTCAAGTGCCCCGCAGGCCATTTCACGTACAAAAAGCAGAAATACGGGAAGTTTATCGAACCGGATGGTTGCGCCACAGACGGGTGCACGTTCAAGAAACTGGAACTGCTACCTAAACGCTCCAGGTTCGTGGATTCCCAGAAGCTGCGGGTGCAGGAATCCCCGGAAGGGCTGCGCGGAGGGGAGCAACCCCAGACACTTGATATTGATGTCACGGATGACCTTGCCGGACTGGTGTCACCGGGGGACCGCGTGATCATCAACGGGATCCTGCGTTCGATGCAGCGGGTAGTCCGAGGCGAGAAGAGCACGGTCTTTGATATATTTCTTGAATGCAACTCCATCGAGATACAGGAAAAAGAGTTTGAGGAGGTGGAGATCGACGACCATGCGGAGGATGAAATCCGGGAACTCTCCCGTGACCCCCTGATCTACCGGAAGATCACGCATTCAATCGCCCCGACAATTTACGGGAGCGAGGATGTTAAAGAGGCAATTGCGCTCCAGCTGTTTGGCGGTATAGCCAAGGAGATGCCTGACGGGAGCCACCTGCGCGGCGACATCCACGTGCTGCTGATAGGAGATCCCGGCATCGCAAAGAGCCAGCTGTTGAGATATATCGTCAAGCTGTCCCCCCGCGCGATCTACACGAGCGGGCAGTCATCAACATCAGCTGGACTTACGGCAACTGCAGTAAAAGACGAGTTCGGGGAGGGGCGGTGGACGCTTGAAGCCGGTGCGCTGGTACTTGCCGACATGGGAGTCGCCGCAGTGGACGAAATGGACAAGATGCAGAAAGAGGACCGGAGCGCCCTGCACGAGGCGATGGAGCAGCAGACGATTTCGGTTGCGAAAGCAGGTATTACAGCGACACTCAAGTCCCGCTGCGCCCTGCTCGGGGCGGCAAACCCGAAATACGGGAGGTTTGACATGTATGGCGACATTGCAGACCAGATCAATATGCCCCCCACCCTGCTCTCTCGGTTTGACCTGATATTCATCATGGCCGACCAGCCCGAACCACGTAGGGACCTTGCGATTGCCGAACACATCCTCAAGACGCACAGCATCGGTGAGCTCATTCAACAACACAAGAAGACACCGATCCCGGGGGTTAACGATGCATATATCGAGCAGCAGCTCTCGCAGGTAAGACCGGATATCGAGCCCTCGCTCTTCCGCAAGTATGTTGCATATGCAAAACGGTCCTGTTACCCGATCCTTTCTGCGGAAGCAAAGGAAGCCCTCGTGAATTATTATCTCAAGCTCAGGGGAATTGCAGAGCCCAACAAGCCGGTACCGGTGACTGCCCGGCAGCTCGAAGCCCTTGTCCGGCTCGGAGAAGCTAGCGCACGTATCCGGCTCTCCAGCACTATCGAGCAGGCTGATGCGGAGCGCGTGATCCATATTGTCGATGCATGCCTGCGCCAGATCGCGTATGATGCAAAGACCGGCTCATTTGATATCGACAAGGTTGCGACCGGCATATCCAAGGAGAAACGCGATATCGTCCGGGTGATCAAGGACGCGATACGTGACATTGGGGGAGAGGGCAGGCGCGCTTCCATCGACCAGGTGATCGAGGTGGCATCCCAGAAAGGATTTGCGAGGGACAAGGTTCGCGAGGGCATCGATATGCTTCTCAGGAACGGAGAGGCGATGGAGCCCAAGAACGGGATCATCCAGTTGATTTGAGGATGTTGCATGCAGACCAACAGGGAACAGGCAGTTTTTGAGGCAGGGATCAAACTGGGGGCTTTGTATCACCAGTGGGTAGGGACCCCGGTATCACGGGAGAGCGCAGCAAGCGTGGAGTCTGCAATTGAAAAAAGTGTGATTCTCCAGCCCTGTGTGGAGGAGATCACCGTGCGCCTTGACCGCAGCCTCATGCAGCCCAACAGGTTCGGGTACAGCGAACTCTGTGGCCTGATGTTTGAAGTCGGGATCGTGACCCGCGTAGAATTTTCCTACTGCAGGGCCCGGCTTTCCCAAAATAAGGGGTATCCCCTCATGCAGGTTGTGGAATGCCTTGAAATCGAACACCTTCCCCATCACTGACGACCATATCCATATTGACGTAAAGAACGGGCGGGGGATCGAAGCGGCAAAGGACTTCCTGCGAGCCGGCGGGACGCACATTTTTCTTGTATCAAAACCCTCGTGGTCACACGGGGTTTTCCCATCAGCAGGCTCTGATTTTGCCCCTGTCTTTGAGGAGACCGTCCGCACCGGGCAGATGATATCGGAACTCGGGATTAAGGTCTTCCCGGTACTTGGCGTACATCCCGCGGAGATCTCGCGGATTGGGGAACGGCTTGGAACGGAGGCTGCAGCAGGGGTGATGAAAGAGGGCTTGAGCCTTGCCGCGCGTTACGTGAGCGAGGGCAGGGCATATGCACTTAAAAGCGGGCGACCGCATTATGAAACCACCCCGGAAATTTTAGCGGCATCAAATGATGTCCTCGATTATGCGCTCGAGCTGGCAAAAGAATATGACTGCGCGCTCCAGGTACATGCCGAGAGCGGGACGTGCGATGATATTGTTGGCATGGCACAGCGGGCAGGTATGAGCCCTGACCGGGTCGTAAAGCACTATGCCATCCCGGAAACCCGGCTCATGCCCTCATTTATTGCAAAGCATGAGGCGATTCCCATGTTATGCAGGGAGAGGAGGAAGTTCACGATGGAAAGCGATTATATGGACGAGAATTCAAGGCCCGGTGCAGTGATCGGCCCGAAGTCAGTGCCAAGGTTTACAAAAAAACTTCTCGTACAGGGGCTCATCAGTGAAGAGGACTGCCACCGTATCCATACCGAAACGGTTGAGAGGGTATACAGGGTACCGATCCATCTTTCTTAAAATACCGGTCACCTTTTTTATCACACCCCCCCAATGAGTGATCAATGTTTTTGAAGATCCACCGTGTTCCCGGTGCCGGCGATGTAGTGGCAGTATGTGACTGCGAACTGATGAACACCACACTATGTACCGGTGACATCGACGTGCCCATCACTGAAGCATTCTATGGTGATTGTCAGGTAAGTGAAAACGAGATCCGCGAAGCATTACAAAAAGCGGATAATGCAAACCTGATGGGCGAGCGTGCGGTTGCGCTTGCAGTTGAACTGGGACTTGTTTCGCGTGCCGGATGCATCATGATCGGTGAGGTCCCTCACGCGCAGATCTTCAGGCTGTAATACGTATGGGTATCAAGGATCGGTTCTGCCCGAACTGCGGGAGACCATCGGACAGGCAGGGGTTGTGCGATCGCTGCAGGGTTGAAAAGACCCGCTGGGTTTCCTGCGATGCCAAGGTGAAATGCATCCACTGCCCGGGGTGCGGAGCACTGAAGCAGGGCAATACATGGACGGATACAGACCGCGAACGCTCACTGCTTGCGCCTGAAATCGCACGGAGTGCCGTCCATCTCCACCCGGATGTCAAAAATGTCCATATCGATACGAGGATAGCCGGCCTGAGCGCCAACCGTTCGCGTGCAGTCCTGAACATACAAGGGATACTATATGGAAAAGAGGTCGGGGCAACCTGCGATACGGAGATCGCATGGCAGCGGGAGCAGTGTGACCGGTGCAACCGGATCAGCGGCAGCTATTATGAGGGAGTGGTGCAGGTAAGGGCACAAGGACGACTCCCCAGCTCCTACGAGA
Above is a genomic segment from Methanoregula sp. containing:
- a CDS encoding DUF3821 domain-containing protein, whose amino-acid sequence is MNYRLIFCVLVLLMGIIAVPVSAGLTKIDAGAPVYVGEMGLDISTALNGCNQISWWPAGNDTSSPAGKVIEITQNRFSYNISPELFSGYEGTWYCSDKKPVYKAFTVEKPWFTLKIWDVDLDKDMSGQSVPRSTQVTYRIDTNLNRAFNNLYRPLVNPLDQLFDVRLKGPNGAGISNIFTGSAGAPGTEILSFDSKPDVRTSPFIWRDGKVWNHTARSGDGTPLYPPGTYTFTGTQNLNNMKNYYGDLVGVTVSGPVNITFIADVATPAPTATLSQLVITPEPSLPATTVATLAPTRAVTTVTKKPTWTSAPLPEWVTFMALGMGCMVFVLYRRDNR
- a CDS encoding replication factor C small subunit; this encodes MEENHTIWIEKYRPTRLADIVGQDEIVERLSSYVKTKNLPHLLFTGSAGVGKTTAAVTLAREIFGGSWQMNFRELNASDERGIDVVRNQIKQFARTTPLGDATYKILFLDEADALTTDAQAALRRTMESYAQTCRFILSCNYSSKIIDPIQSRCAIYRFKPLPREAIQEEIRRIAHREGLSVSQDALDAVVYIAQGDMRKAINALQGAAIITKKIDAPEVYAITSTARPNEIEELLTLSLTGDFDAAESLLAQLMHERGIAAHELINQCYRALLRRNMDRGLKVRLIDHLGEADFRLSEGADCDIQMEALIARFVLSSQERA
- a CDS encoding minichromosome maintenance protein MCM, translating into MDKSAETGVEDRASDWNRFLKSRYKKDLGELGREYPHRRSLYIDYREIEKFGKPGIILADELLVNPGKVLEDVWDAIKNNQLIRIKDGKEPRGINIRFRNLPQKIGVRHIRSDDINRFISVEGILRKTTEVRPRIVEAVFKCPAGHFTYKKQKYGKFIEPDGCATDGCTFKKLELLPKRSRFVDSQKLRVQESPEGLRGGEQPQTLDIDVTDDLAGLVSPGDRVIINGILRSMQRVVRGEKSTVFDIFLECNSIEIQEKEFEEVEIDDHAEDEIRELSRDPLIYRKITHSIAPTIYGSEDVKEAIALQLFGGIAKEMPDGSHLRGDIHVLLIGDPGIAKSQLLRYIVKLSPRAIYTSGQSSTSAGLTATAVKDEFGEGRWTLEAGALVLADMGVAAVDEMDKMQKEDRSALHEAMEQQTISVAKAGITATLKSRCALLGAANPKYGRFDMYGDIADQINMPPTLLSRFDLIFIMADQPEPRRDLAIAEHILKTHSIGELIQQHKKTPIPGVNDAYIEQQLSQVRPDIEPSLFRKYVAYAKRSCYPILSAEAKEALVNYYLKLRGIAEPNKPVPVTARQLEALVRLGEASARIRLSSTIEQADAERVIHIVDACLRQIAYDAKTGSFDIDKVATGISKEKRDIVRVIKDAIRDIGGEGRRASIDQVIEVASQKGFARDKVREGIDMLLRNGEAMEPKNGIIQLI
- a CDS encoding tetratricopeptide repeat protein, translating into MDIQTHILIIGLVVFFLVLAPASAAASEQDSYTSAGALYSKSVDLANEGKYKEALKASDEALAFNASSLTHLIQANRAGILVMLGRYDEAITAADAALSVSGNLTTTRSIAYYNKGDALRHLGRTDEARDMFKKAQELDSSLVPPDLSVPVTPAAPATTKSPLSPFAAIAAILGACAACLGFRSKI
- a CDS encoding DUF424 domain-containing protein encodes the protein MFLKIHRVPGAGDVVAVCDCELMNTTLCTGDIDVPITEAFYGDCQVSENEIREALQKADNANLMGERAVALAVELGLVSRAGCIMIGEVPHAQIFRL
- a CDS encoding TatD family hydrolase; translated protein: MKSNTFPITDDHIHIDVKNGRGIEAAKDFLRAGGTHIFLVSKPSWSHGVFPSAGSDFAPVFEETVRTGQMISELGIKVFPVLGVHPAEISRIGERLGTEAAAGVMKEGLSLAARYVSEGRAYALKSGRPHYETTPEILAASNDVLDYALELAKEYDCALQVHAESGTCDDIVGMAQRAGMSPDRVVKHYAIPETRLMPSFIAKHEAIPMLCRERRKFTMESDYMDENSRPGAVIGPKSVPRFTKKLLVQGLISEEDCHRIHTETVERVYRVPIHLS
- a CDS encoding dihydroneopterin aldolase family protein, with the protein product MQTNREQAVFEAGIKLGALYHQWVGTPVSRESAASVESAIEKSVILQPCVEEITVRLDRSLMQPNRFGYSELCGLMFEVGIVTRVEFSYCRARLSQNKGYPLMQVVECLEIEHLPHH